In Solea senegalensis isolate Sse05_10M linkage group LG18, IFAPA_SoseM_1, whole genome shotgun sequence, a single window of DNA contains:
- the LOC122759733 gene encoding synaptopodin 2-like protein, with protein MVAEEIVVSLTGGAPWGFRLQGGAEQQKPLQVAKVRRRSKACRAGLKEHDELVAIGDQMCAELSHAQAMSLVDAQSATLSLRVKRSGFHSSSGRSASPRSPMRVLSPPAAPLASHQPPLLSPPGIPKGITSPPDSEAYYGETDSDADTQALPHRRPRRTPPHARSPARYDNQEEEETSEMSGYESATDPGVSLQGQWDAQFLPGVPRRELIYQPLQTEWATPAHTPHTLTPHTSDQGLVEAEGEVDSGFQEAGGCVGLICSPLVSPERAKEAMMLGSSKQLVPMVGPQQTPVSDELSTSYKEKARQAKLQRGESFVEKQVKEARTKCRSIASLLTDAPNPNSKGVLMFKKRRQRAKRYTLTCFGKAEGDTGGDTEGETGGETEEEGGSSILSGSEVDEEGFSTSFDPTWDSGYLDLLDRKSSACPSTTPTTPTTPKTNFSPGLDISAYQTPGLVSLDDQSPGLEGSGLENSVHQGSRLGSSFAKQSVSNHPAHMSPSAVPLTNGGSVAVSRASVILSPPSQTSLPSQNGQHENPNFDPSSITDSDHLLNANFSPNLGVLNRTARPFTPGPTPSRASVTSVMFRPPQPKPTNSPVAAISMVTLSPTHHSSGPDGRRAVSSTSLYIPPRNNNSNAHPSVNSASSALSPPSSLSSAPFSPPSVNPHTFSPQPAVHASPYNSLSPSVAQSTPVGPSLAQPFSLPSPQVFSSPPATYPPLSTCISPPAISPLYHPDPSQVSSNTQATHHSPAIQSFPPASAQPYMNMTGAATPASHATMATAPPPEAPATDSLETREQRISVPATRTGILHNARRCSNKKPMFCAVQNKDVSPNPDLLSMVQNMDDHFVKAPCAESGVAPSGEAGHESGPEEDWLRLGAEACNFMQAQRGPRPPPVAPKPQAPQVPQLAGKGGQLFARRQNRMDRYVVERSPSVAAKPYSPTQTREPSPTPSLPATWKYSSNIRAPPPINYNPLLSPSCPPKAQKKPEVKKSGPARSKGQKAGIKPVDIMSHQPYQLNSSLFNYGGGVPQVTSTYQQQQGGVTSAPQKTARVYEVKRFSTPPPTATGPALKVIVPRSATTLGEPMWRSDVTSPPPIFGPASASYQPQPQSYQPQWTNTPLSPSLPPAPTIPLPQLPTFSSSAKNPVQSHNFSHPQPSSTVQANKEFKSAPDLSPLAPTGASQLALGSAQLTRVPRPRFSTSNLGLQPCVWRPGSTMH; from the exons ATGGTAGCGGAGGAGATAGTGGTCTCCCTTACAGGAGGAGCCCCCTGGGGCTTCAGGCTGCAGGGAGGAGCAGAGCAGCAAAAACCTCTACAGGTGGCTAAG gTACGCAGACGCAGCAAAGCCTGCAGAGCTGGACTGAAGGAGCACGATGAGCTGGTTGCCATTGGTGACCAAATGTGTGCAGAGCTCAGCCATGCTCAGGCCATGAGTCTCGTAGATGCACAGAGTGCTACACTCAGCCTGAGGGTTAAAAG GTCTGGATTTCACTCCTCATCTGGTCGCTCTGCATCGCCTCGCTCCCCCATGAGGGTTTTGTCTCCCCCTGCTGCCCCGTTAGCCTCCCACCAGCCTCCCCTGCTCTCCCCTCCTGGCATACCAAAGGGCATAACTTCACCTCCAGACAGCGAGGCCTACTACGGGGAAACAGACAGCgacgcagacacacaggcacTCCCTCACCGACGCCCGCGCCGCACACCTCCTCATGCGCGCTCACCTGCTCGCTATGACAaccaagaggaggaggagacctcAGAGATGAGCGG GTACGAGAGCGCCACAGATCCAGGTGTTTCCCTGCAGGGTCAGTGGGATGCTCAGTTTCTTCCCGGTGTCCCTCGCAGAGAGCTGATCTATCAGCCTCTCCAGACAGAGTGGGCCACACCagcacacactccacacactctGACCCCTCACACATCAGACCAGGGGCTGGTGGAAGCAGAGGGAGAGGTTGACAGTGGCTTCCAGGAGGCGGGCGGCTGCGTTGGTCTCATCTGCTCGCCACTGGTGTCTCCTGAACGGGCGAAAGAGGCGATGATGTTGGGCTCCAGCAAACAACTGGTGCCCATGGTAGGACCACAGCAGACACCTGTCAGTGACGAACTCTCCACCTCCTACAAGGAGAAAGCACGGCAAGCCA AGTTGCAGCGTGGGGAGAGTTTTGTGGAGAAACAGGTGAAAGAAGCTCGTACTAAATGCCGCTCTATTGCGTCCCTGCTGACTGACGCTCCCAACCCCAACTCAAAAGGGGTGCTTATGTTCAAGAAACGCCGGCAGAGGGCCAAGAGGTACACACTGACCTGCTTTGGTAAAGCTGAGGGAGACACAGGAGGGGACACAGAAggggagacaggaggagagactgAGGAAGAAGGAGGGAGTTCCATCCTAAGTGGCTCAGAAGTTGACGAGGAGGGATTCTCAACGTCCTTTGACCCGACGTGGGACTCTGGTTATCTGGATCTGCTGGACAGGAAAAGCTCAGCCTGTCCCTCAACTACACCAACCACTCCAACAACACCTAAAACCAATTTCAGCCCAGGGCTGGACATCTCTGCCTATCAAACTCCAGGACTTGTGAGCCTGGATGATCAAAGCCCAGGTTTGGAAGGTTCAGGGCTTGAAAACTCAGTTCATCAGGGTTCAAGGTTGGGGAGCAGCTTTGCAAAGCAGTCAGTCAGCAACCACCCTGCACACATGTCTCCTTCAGCTGTGCCTCTGACCAACGGTGGGTCTGTAGCTGTTAGTCGGGCTAGTGTCATTCTGAGCCCCCCCTCTCAGACATCACTACCCAGTCAAAATGGGCAACATGAAAATCCTAATTTTGATCCGAGCTCAATCACTGACTCCGACCATCTCCTGAATGCTAACTTCAGTCCTAATCTAGGTGTTCTGAACCGCACTGCACGCCCCTTCACCCCTGGCCCTACTCCTTCTCGAGCATCTGTAACCTCTGTGATGTTTCGCCCTCCCCAACCCAAACCCACAAACAGTCCTGTGGCAGCCATCTCCATGGTGACTCTATCACCTACTCACCATTCATCGGGGCCTGATGGGAGGAGAGCCGTGTCTAGCACCTCGCTGTACATCCCTCCAAGAAATAACAACAGTAATGCTCATCCCTCTGTTAACTCCGCCTCCTCAGCTCTCTcgcctccttcctctctgtcttctgcACCCTTCTCCCCGCCTTCAGTAAACCCACACACCTTTTCTCCTCAGCCTGCAGTACACGCTTCCCCCTACAACtctttgtctccatctgtaGCTCAAAGCACCCCAGTGGGTCCATCACTTGCTCAACCCTTCTCCCTTCCATCTCCCCAggttttttcctctcctcctgctaCATACCCACCTCTCTCCACATGCATTTCTCCTCCAGCCATCTCCCCATTATATCACCCTGATCCTTCCCAGGTTTCTTCAAATACCCAAGCCACCCATCATTCTCCTGCCATTCAGTCCTTTCCACCTGCATCTGCCCAACCTTACATGAACATGACAGGTGCAGCGACTCCCGCATCCCATGCTACCATGGCAACTGCACCTCCTCCAGAGGCTCCCGCCACTGATTCACTTGAAACACGCGAGCAGCGCATCTCCGTTCCTGCTACTCGCACTGGAATCCTGCATAATGCCCGCCGCTGTAGCAACAAGAAGCCAATGTTTTGTGCAGTCCAGAACAAAGATGTTTCTCCGAACCCTGATTTGTTGTCGATGGTCCAGAATATGGATGACCACTTTGTGAAAGCCCCGTGTGCTGAATCTGGAGTTGCACCCAGTGGGGAGGCTGGGCACGAGTCAGGTCCTGAGGAGGACTGGCTGAGACTGGGGGCAGAAGCTTGCAACTTCATGCAGGCTCAACGTGGACCCAGACCACCCCCCGTGGCTCCAAAACCGCAAGCTCCTCAGGTGCCACAACTAGCAGGGAAGGGAGGTCAGCTGTTTGCCCGCAGACAAAACAGAATGGATCGGTATGTGGTAGAGCGATCTCCCTCTGTTGCTGCAAAACCTTACTCTCCCACCCAAACGAGGGAGCCCTCACCCACGCCCTCTCTCCCTGCCACCTGGAAGTATTCATCCAACATCCGTGCTCCACCTCCCATCAACTACaaccccctcctctccccctcctgcCCGCCAAAGGCCCAGAAGAAGCCCGAGGTGAAAAAGAGTGGGCCAGCTAGATCTAAAGGGCAGAAAGCCGGCATCAAGCCAGTCGACATCATGAGTCATCAGCCCTACCAGCTCAATTCCTCCCTGTTCAACTATGGGGGTGGGGTTCCACAGGTCACCTCGACTTATCAGCAACAGCAGGGAGGAGTGACAAGTGCTCCTCAGAAAACAGCACGAGTATACGAAGTCAAGCGTTTCTCTACGCCTCCTCCGACAGCAACAGGGCCCGCCCTCAAAGTGATTGTCCCTCGATCTGCTACGACACTCGGTGAACCAATGTGGCGCTCTGATGTGACATCTCCTCCACCCATATTTGGACCTGCCTCTGCCTCCTATCAGCCTCAACCCCAATCTTACCAACCTCAGTGGACCAACAcccctctgtctccctcactGCCTCCAGCTCCTACCATCCCACTCCCTCAGCTCCCCACGTTCTCCTCTTCTGCTAAAAACCCAGTCCAGTCCCATAATTTCTCTCACCCTCAGCCCTCGAGCACTGTGCAGGCCAACAAGGAATTTAAGAGTGCCCCAGATCTAAGTCCACTAGCTCCAACTGGTGCCTCTCAGCTGGCACTCGGCAGCGCTCAACTGACCAGGGTACCAAGACCCAGGTTCAGCACTTCCAACCTCGGTCTTCAGCCTTGCGTCTGGCGCCCTGGATCCACTATGCACTGA
- the myoz1b gene encoding myozenin-1b isoform X1 yields MPFTTPAPSNKRKKSNKIVTDLSNISQNADEESDSETPEFDLGTKIKTPKDLMLEELSLLKNKGSKMFKMRQQRVEKFIVTTNLQNLLMSPPPIPPKPELPKEVVEVEVDEEAEKERRRKQYVRTYISPWERAMKGNEELTVTMKGVMPGPIQIHPELPQFKSFNRMALPYGGYDKASKMLTFEMPEINVATEEPEPVPTLQADIRSRPSFNRTPIGWICSEDNSHIHMDVDNMAFDGETDDL; encoded by the exons ATGCCTTTCACAACGCCAGCCCCTTcgaacaagaggaagaagagcaaCAAGATCGTCACAGACCTGTCCAACATCAGCCAGAATg CAGATGAAGAGTCAGACAGTGAGACCCCCGAGTTCGACTTGGGCACCAAGATCAAGACGCCCAAGGATCTGATGCTAGAAGAGCTCTCCCTGCTCAAGAACAAGGGCTCCAAGATGTTCAagatgaggcagcagagggttGAGAAGTTCATCGTGACCACt AACCTTCAGAACCTGCTGATGTCCCCTCCCCCTATTCCACCGAAGCCTGAGCTCCCCAAAGAAG TGGTGGAGGTGGAAGTGGATGAGGaggcagagaaggagaggaggaggaagcagtaTGTACGGACCTACATATCACCATGGGAACGGGCCATGAAGGGCAATGAGGAGCTGACAGTGACGATGAAGGGCGTCATGCCGGGACCCATCCAGATCCACCCAGAACTGCCCCAGTTTAAGAGCTTCAacag GATGGCGCTGCCATATGGTGGCTATGACAAGGCGTCCAAGATGCTGACCTTCGAGATGCCAGAGATCAATGTTGCCACCGAGGAGCCGGAGCCGGTGCCCACTCTGCAGGCCGACATCCGCTCACGCCCCTCGTTCAACCGCACGCCCATCGGCTGGATCTGCAGCGAGGACAACTCACACATCCACATGGACGTGGACAACATGGCCTTCGACGGAGAGACGGACGACCTGTGA
- the myoz1b gene encoding myozenin-1b isoform X2 — protein MPFTTPAPSNKRKKSNKIVTDLSNISQNDEESDSETPEFDLGTKIKTPKDLMLEELSLLKNKGSKMFKMRQQRVEKFIVTTNLQNLLMSPPPIPPKPELPKEVVEVEVDEEAEKERRRKQYVRTYISPWERAMKGNEELTVTMKGVMPGPIQIHPELPQFKSFNRMALPYGGYDKASKMLTFEMPEINVATEEPEPVPTLQADIRSRPSFNRTPIGWICSEDNSHIHMDVDNMAFDGETDDL, from the exons ATGCCTTTCACAACGCCAGCCCCTTcgaacaagaggaagaagagcaaCAAGATCGTCACAGACCTGTCCAACATCAGCCAGAATg ATGAAGAGTCAGACAGTGAGACCCCCGAGTTCGACTTGGGCACCAAGATCAAGACGCCCAAGGATCTGATGCTAGAAGAGCTCTCCCTGCTCAAGAACAAGGGCTCCAAGATGTTCAagatgaggcagcagagggttGAGAAGTTCATCGTGACCACt AACCTTCAGAACCTGCTGATGTCCCCTCCCCCTATTCCACCGAAGCCTGAGCTCCCCAAAGAAG TGGTGGAGGTGGAAGTGGATGAGGaggcagagaaggagaggaggaggaagcagtaTGTACGGACCTACATATCACCATGGGAACGGGCCATGAAGGGCAATGAGGAGCTGACAGTGACGATGAAGGGCGTCATGCCGGGACCCATCCAGATCCACCCAGAACTGCCCCAGTTTAAGAGCTTCAacag GATGGCGCTGCCATATGGTGGCTATGACAAGGCGTCCAAGATGCTGACCTTCGAGATGCCAGAGATCAATGTTGCCACCGAGGAGCCGGAGCCGGTGCCCACTCTGCAGGCCGACATCCGCTCACGCCCCTCGTTCAACCGCACGCCCATCGGCTGGATCTGCAGCGAGGACAACTCACACATCCACATGGACGTGGACAACATGGCCTTCGACGGAGAGACGGACGACCTGTGA